The following are encoded together in the Geobacter sulfurreducens PCA genome:
- a CDS encoding AMP-binding protein yields the protein MKTLADLFSSFSGRSLDTAFVFRTGVRRYRYTYAFLHDYSLRMNAWLADRGVGTGDRVVLWGPNSPWWGIAFWGIIARGAIVVPVDFMSGADRADTIAGLTDARLVIQSRDKLERLAGRPAVLLEELPFLLELCPQLTTRHVPDPDDIAELIYTSGTTGTPKGVILTHRNLVANLLQVNRHISIVSSDYVFLSLLPLSHMFEQMGGFLTPLYQGASVVYIRTLKPSAIMEALGEEDVHALIAVPRLLQLLKDSIERELDARGLGPVLARLLTVAERLPAQRRKLLFAPIHRKFGRHFSLFVSGGAPLAPEVFRFWAGLGFTVLEGYGLTECAPVLTANTLERQVAGSVGPALPGVELKLVDGEVMTRGDNVFPGYYRNEAATRDAFDDGWFRTGDLGEFDGAGWLRILGRKKELIVTGAGVNVFPDEIESMLNRAAGVRESCVIGLDRGKGEEVHAVLIPDESGRQVEEIINEINGRLDDLHRITGWSIWPDAEFPKTTTLKIRKFLVKERVAQGDGTGGAGGSSDRLSLMIARITGNPAEKVTDDAVLTTDLGLTSIGRLELVNAIEMEFRLDLEDTVIGPHTRVAELREVIRLRSKVHSRERFRFWTARPVALAVRRVLDMILHGPLIRHYASLKVEGGEHLGGLDGPVLFVSNHLSYFDHPVIMSALPSEWRYTTATAAWEEFFFRNYKNFAQKIWKRLAYEYASVAFTVFPLPQSRGFRGALRFMGGLADRGMSILVFPEGERSRDGTLLPFRPGLGVMVRELAIPVVPVRIRGLEQVFPRGASWPARGEVRVTFGKAIRFTLESPAEIVAAARTAVEDL from the coding sequence ATGAAAACCCTGGCAGACCTTTTCTCTTCATTCAGCGGCAGAAGCCTTGACACGGCGTTCGTGTTTCGGACCGGCGTGCGGCGGTACCGTTATACCTATGCATTCCTCCATGATTACTCGCTCAGGATGAACGCCTGGCTTGCCGACCGGGGGGTGGGGACCGGGGATCGTGTCGTGCTCTGGGGACCCAATTCACCCTGGTGGGGCATTGCCTTCTGGGGCATCATTGCCCGCGGCGCCATTGTGGTGCCGGTCGACTTCATGTCCGGTGCCGACCGGGCGGATACCATCGCCGGCCTCACCGATGCCCGACTCGTTATCCAGAGCAGGGACAAGCTTGAGCGACTCGCCGGCCGGCCTGCGGTGCTTCTGGAGGAACTGCCCTTCCTTCTGGAGTTGTGCCCGCAGCTAACTACCCGCCACGTGCCCGATCCGGACGATATCGCCGAGTTGATCTACACCTCCGGCACCACCGGAACGCCGAAAGGGGTCATTCTCACCCACCGGAACCTGGTTGCCAACCTGCTCCAGGTGAACCGTCACATCTCCATTGTCAGCAGCGACTACGTGTTTCTTTCGCTCTTGCCCCTGTCGCACATGTTCGAACAGATGGGCGGGTTTCTGACCCCCTTGTACCAGGGCGCATCAGTGGTCTATATCCGTACCCTCAAGCCGTCGGCCATCATGGAAGCTCTGGGAGAAGAGGATGTGCATGCGCTTATCGCCGTGCCGCGCCTTCTCCAGTTACTCAAGGATTCCATCGAGCGGGAGCTTGATGCCCGGGGGCTCGGGCCTGTACTGGCCCGACTGCTGACTGTTGCCGAGCGCCTGCCGGCCCAAAGGCGCAAGCTGCTGTTCGCCCCGATTCACCGGAAATTCGGACGCCACTTTTCCCTGTTCGTTTCAGGGGGAGCGCCCTTGGCCCCGGAGGTGTTCCGCTTCTGGGCCGGGCTCGGATTCACCGTGTTGGAGGGATATGGTCTCACCGAATGTGCGCCGGTCCTCACGGCTAATACGCTTGAGCGGCAGGTGGCCGGCTCCGTGGGACCGGCACTTCCGGGGGTCGAGTTGAAGCTCGTTGACGGTGAAGTAATGACCCGGGGAGACAACGTCTTCCCCGGCTACTACCGCAACGAAGCGGCCACCCGGGATGCCTTTGACGACGGCTGGTTCCGCACGGGCGATCTGGGAGAATTCGACGGTGCGGGGTGGCTACGGATTCTGGGCAGAAAAAAGGAGCTGATCGTCACCGGGGCAGGTGTCAATGTGTTCCCCGACGAGATCGAGTCCATGCTCAACCGGGCTGCCGGCGTGCGCGAATCCTGCGTGATCGGTCTGGACCGCGGGAAAGGGGAAGAGGTTCACGCCGTGTTGATCCCCGATGAGAGCGGTCGTCAGGTGGAGGAGATCATCAACGAGATCAACGGGCGGCTTGACGATCTTCACCGGATCACCGGCTGGTCCATCTGGCCCGACGCTGAGTTTCCCAAGACAACCACCCTCAAGATCAGGAAATTTCTTGTCAAGGAACGGGTTGCCCAGGGAGATGGTACTGGCGGGGCAGGGGGCTCCAGTGACAGACTGTCGCTGATGATAGCCCGGATCACTGGGAACCCGGCTGAAAAGGTAACGGACGACGCGGTGCTGACAACCGATCTGGGGCTCACCTCCATCGGCAGGCTCGAACTGGTCAACGCGATAGAGATGGAATTTCGTCTCGATCTGGAGGACACGGTCATTGGCCCCCACACGCGGGTGGCCGAACTTCGGGAGGTCATCCGTCTCCGGTCAAAGGTCCACAGCCGCGAGCGGTTTAGGTTCTGGACCGCCCGCCCCGTGGCACTGGCTGTACGGCGGGTGTTGGACATGATCCTTCATGGTCCTTTGATCAGGCACTACGCCAGTTTGAAGGTAGAAGGGGGGGAACATCTGGGTGGGCTGGACGGTCCGGTCCTGTTCGTCTCCAATCACCTCAGTTACTTCGATCACCCTGTTATCATGTCCGCTCTTCCCTCGGAATGGCGCTATACAACCGCCACGGCTGCTTGGGAGGAGTTTTTCTTCCGGAATTATAAGAACTTCGCGCAAAAGATCTGGAAACGCCTTGCCTACGAGTACGCATCGGTAGCCTTTACCGTGTTTCCGCTTCCCCAGAGTCGCGGTTTCCGGGGAGCGCTTCGTTTCATGGGGGGACTGGCGGACCGGGGAATGAGCATACTGGTGTTCCCCGAGGGCGAACGTTCGCGCGACGGTACCTTGCTGCCGTTTCGACCGGGTCTCGGGGTGATGGTCCGGGAACTGGCCATTCCCGTGGTTCCGGTGCGAATCCGTGGGCTTGAACAGGTATTTCCCCGCGGAGCCTCCTGGCCCGCCAGGGGCGAAGTGCGGGTGACCTTTGGCAAGGCCATCCGCTTTACCCTGGAGTCACCTGCTGAAATAGTCGCTGCGGCGCGTACGGCCGTGGAGGATCTCTAA